agacaaaaatgggacaaaattcctctccCAAAtttccagcaactggtctcctcacgtCCCAGACATTCACTAGAAAAGGAAAGGGgttgctacacaatggtaaacatgaccctctccctacttttttgagatgtgttgctgccattaaattcaaaatgagctaatacttTACATGAAATTGTCAAACATATCAgtgtcaacatctgatatgtttatgTTCTGCTGTGAATAAAGTATGGGTTTATGAGTTTATGAGAAATTATTGcagtctgcttttatttacattttacacagcgccccaacttgtTTGGAAATGAGGTTGTAATATTTTATGTCCATTAAATATTTcttaacaaaaaatattgaaaaaaaaaaacaaattcatgcACACTTTTTCTATCAATAAATGCAAATGGAACGATAAAATTAACAAtaggacaaaaaaatcataatactGTCTTCAACTGTAATCATCTATTCACATTTTAAGCGTCAGTTAttcagttactctttaaattaaaaaaaaattaaacagtgaaaaaaaaatacatcaagtAATCTCTGATTAATTGCAACCAGGGCTGCCCACaaagttggctgggcccctgacaaacccagtgaatgggccctccccagatgtgatttattgaGGTATCAAAGCGTGTGTGTTGGATGAGTAGAGACAGTGCATCCTGGATTtggttacctcattttggagctgaaaaatgtaTCAAGCTTTAACTGGGTATTTATATCTGCTACCTTTAAATAGGGGTGTAACAATTCAGCGATCTGGATCGCTATATCGATTGTTTGAGCAATGATTCGGTCAAATCGATTGAAAGTATAAACGTCGATATTAACTGCCATTTTTACcttacgcttttattttgaaagttccCCAACCTGCAGTAACAGATTGTGGTGAATGGGTTCAGTAGCGTCTGAAGTATTGTCTGATTTGATTATAAATCGAATCAAATCGAAATCGAATCGTGGCAGACTTTGTAATATCGGCAAATATCGCATTGTTCTGAGAATCAATATTGTAACGTATCATGATGAAaatggtgatttacacccctcccttttaaccacttttctacaatatttctatccatttttgaccattttgccatttccaacccattttgctttttggccttttgccaacttttggccatttaaaactgttttgccacttttagtcaATTATTTGATATTTGTTGCCCCTCGTTTCTATCTTTTGCcaatttgaccatttttgccctgtaATGCCACTCATTTGACACTTTGCATAAACTTTTGGTACATTGTTtcaatgttttgccactttacacccatttttgccactccttttgGCATTTATATCcaattttgttgctttaacTTATTAAAGTTGCTAATTTatgcctttttgccactgctCTGCCACCTTTCGACTGTCGTTTCtgttttttgcacctttttggccaatttttggGATCAAAGGGAAATCGCTCCCTTTATTCCCCTCTTATTAGCGGCCTTGGTTGCAACTTGGACATTgtctcattttttgtttttagtacTCAGTCTTGAGAGCCCTACTGATTCCTGTGTTGACTTCACTGAGCACCCACCTATCTGTTTTAACCTCTCAATGTGCACCATAATAAATCCTCGAAACTTCTTTGTGGCAAAATAATAAACTACAGGATCCAGAATGCAATTGAGGTTCATAAGAAATAAGGTAATCTGATGTACATCATTGAGTGCTTGTCGAGTTGTTTGGTCCCACTCTACGTGGCCCCAGCCTCGTTGGATCTGCAACACGGCCAGCGTCCAGGGGCCTTGAACTAAATGGTGGGGCAGGAAACAGACGACAAAGACCCCAACCACTGAAAATAACATCTGCAGAGCTGTCAGTTTTGCTCCTCTGGGCCTTTTTGATGGAAAACATATGGTCTGTTTGGATCTTTTACATACCATTGATGCTGGTCCGTATTCTGCCTGATCAGGATTTTGAGAAAGTAACGCTCGTGCAATGAGTAAATTACACACTACAACAAGAAAAAAGACGATTCCAAACATCCCAATTATCAAAAAGTGTGTAGCAGCCACGGATTTCTTCTCAGGGTCTGTTTGATTCTGGTATCCCTCAAAACAGCGAGTCACTGTCGTGTCAGTGTGCGTCCCTGGAGAGGCCAGAGATGGAATAGCCATCAATGTAGATGCCACCCATATGGCAATGCACACAATGATCCCACGGCATCTGTTGTCTGAAGACATCGCATTCAGAGGCCGGGTCACGGCCCAGTATCTGTTGAAGCTGATGGcgcagaggaagaggatggagcAGTAGGTGTTGATGAAGAACAACGAGCCAGTCAGGCGGCACATGAAGTCTGTGTAGACCCAGTTACCATGCCGACTATAATAGCCAATCC
This genomic window from Cheilinus undulatus linkage group 18, ASM1832078v1, whole genome shotgun sequence contains:
- the LOC121526445 gene encoding platelet-activating factor receptor-like; the encoded protein is MQASTGAFGLISPASNVSTFLDSEFRYVLFPVVYSIIFILGLFANIYVLFVLRSLRDDETMGEIRIYMTNLTIADLLFVCALPPWIGYYSRHGNWVYTDFMCRLTGSLFFINTYCSILFLCAISFNRYWAVTRPLNAMSSDNRCRGIIVCIAIWVASTLMAIPSLASPGTHTDTTVTRCFEGYQNQTDPEKKSVAATHFLIIGMFGIVFFLVVVCNLLIARALLSQNPDQAEYGPASMVCKRSKQTICFPSKRPRGAKLTALQMLFSVVGVFVVCFLPHHLVQGPWTLAVLQIQRGWGHVEWDQTTRQALNDVHQITLFLMNLNCILDPVVYYFATKKFRGFIMVHIERLKQIGGCSVKSTQESVGLSRLSTKNKK